One Fulvia fulva chromosome 12, complete sequence genomic region harbors:
- a CDS encoding Integral inner nuclear membrane protein ima1, with protein sequence MFSRIRCHFCTSKQPHSKSVREFQCSECEAVNYLDGKGNIVDTPSAVASRATSPPPTSSTQPPPETLDHQQNPAFCRTCLQNQHLYNETLANYLPEESHPQYKAFEAAIPEYKEELARRYPLVCKRCAPQAQSKINRADYYALTDNFARLAGATRSRRGRTVTRTRDNWGKKSMRIIFNLIGLILWLSLAVQVIYHAYGILNIFFSTRTPESEFLDTSDFLRPSVQDCVQNAARLNSLSKCYNYFSTLVPYALAVSVAGLWYNPGLKAWYHHTHRMEAVNGQKNFFMMQLLILAVRSWAWLILSNPSTTAEFHKEQLFAMHAFAIFFMFITPAVANRSIQTVIWKMKGKMMPKPEKQDVFGTFAGPEPENYTPKASEQDPFKYLRKDNRPFDINSLAPQPPKRHTPSRIAPYKQQPSPEASDEEEVDAMETDYRPVMRSSQRQLLSQRPERQPRNRNLNGASLSFNGGLGDEVYDMDSQLRAEQERKQIEHEQVSRSFPPRKEASPFYGQLPPAPMSMERRLRNPAFRPAQPAQVPLSQQNDFMARMGAGIKPVQYPQKGSNFEMKKSEWVLPGDMKEIGIEERFGQSFTLQDPAPAGSGKKVGKWGFLGL encoded by the coding sequence ATGTTCTCGCGCATCCGCTGCCACTTCTGCACCAGTAAACAACCTCACAGCAAATCTGTCCGCGAATTTCAGTGCAGCGAATGCGAAGCAGTGAACTACCTCGACGGCAAAGGCAACATCGTAGATACGCCTTCCGCAGTGGCATCTCGAGCAACGTCACCACCGCCTACATCTTCCACACAACCACCACCCGAAACACTCGATCACCAACAGAACCCAGCCTTCTGCCGAACATGCCTTCAAAACCAGCACTTGTACAACGAGACGCTTGCGAACTACCTCCCAGAAGAGTCGCATCCACAATACAAGGCATTTGAGGCAGCGATACCGGAATACAAAGAGGAGCTGGCGAGGAGATACCCCCTGGTCTGCAAGAGATGCGCTCCTCAGGCGCAGAGCAAGATCAATCGCGCCGACTACTACGCCTTGACAGACAACTTCGCGAGACTAGCAGGAGCCACGAGATCAAGGAGAGGGCGGACAGTCACACGTACAAGAGACAACTGGGGCAAGAAGAGCATGCGCATTATCTTCAACCTCATTGGCCTCATACTTTGGCTAAGCTTGGCGGTTCAAGTTATATACCACGCATACGGGATCCTCAATATCTTCTTCAGCACTCGCACACCAGAGAGCGAGTTCCTCGACACCTCCGACTTTCTTCGACCCTCAGTGCAAGACTGCGTACAAAATGCTGCTCGCCTGAATTCCCTCAGCAAGTGTTACAACTACTTCAGTACTCTGGTCCCGTATGCTCTCGCGGTCTCAGTAGCAGGCCTCTGGTACAACCCAGGACTGAAGGCGTGGTATCATCACACACATCGCATGGAGGCTGTAAACGGCCAGAAGAACTTCTTCATGATGCAACTACTCATACTCGCCGTTAGATCATGGGCATGGCTCATTCTGTCGAACCCGTCAACCACAGCGGAGTTCCACAAAGAACAGCTCTTCGCTATGCACGCTTTCGCAATCTTCTTCATGTTCATAACTCCTGCTGTTGCCAATCGCAGCATTCAGACCGTGATCTGGAAGATGAAGGGCAAGATGATGCCGAAGCCCGAGAAACAAGACGTCTTCGGCACATTTGCTGGTCCCGAGCCAGAGAACTACACCCCCAAGGCCTCAGAGCAGGATCCCTTCAAGTACCTCCGCAAAGACAATCGGCCGTTCGACATCAACAGCTTGGCGCCACAGCCACCAAAACGACACACGCCCTCACGGATAGCTCCTTATAAGCAACAGCCATCTCCTGAGGCCTCTGATGAAGAGGAAGTCGATGCGATGGAAACCGACTATCGACCAGTGATGCGCTCATCGCAGCGGCAGCTACTATCGCAACGACCCGAACGCCAGCCGCGAAATCGCAACCTGAACGGTGCATCACTCAGCTTCAATGGTGGCCTCGGCGATGAAGTGTACGATATGGATTCTCAACTTCGTGCAGAGCAGGAGCGCAAACAAATCGAGCATGAGCAGGTCTCTCGCTCGTTTCCACCGCGAAAGGAAGCATCACCTTTTTACGGACAGCTCCCCCCAGCACCAATGAGTATGGAACGACGATTACGCAACCCAGCTTTCAGGCCCGCACAACCAGCACAAGTGCCTTTGAGCCAGCAGAATGACTTCATGGCACGGATGGGCGCAGGTATCAAGCCCGTACAATATCCTCAGAAAGGAAGCAACTTCGAGATGAAGAAGAGTGAATGGGTCCTCCCCGGGGACATGAAGGAAATAGGAATAGAGGAGAGATTTGGTCAGAGTTTCACTTTACAGGATCCTGCCCCAGCTGGATCTGGGAAGAAGGTCGGGAAATGGGGCTTTCTTGGGCTTTGA
- a CDS encoding Ecp38: MQPPIFTKLFALITVLLLWTTSVMALPPLDAVEDPLEIMSLNARSPLAPEINLCGACCSACGSYYCCGRAACSDLCMQCCRTHH; the protein is encoded by the coding sequence ATGCAGCCACCAATCTTCACAAAGCTCTTCGCTCTCATCACAGTCTTGCTACTATGGACTACGTCAGTCATGGCACTCCCTCCTCTCGACGCCGTGGAAGATCCCCTCGAAATCATGAGTCTCAACGCCCGCTCACCGCTCGCCCCAGAGATCAATCTCTGTGGCGCTTGTTGTTCAGCATGCGGTTCCTACTATTGCTGCGGCAGAGCAGCATGCTCTGACTTGTGTATGCAATGCTGCCGCACCCACCACTGA